The following coding sequences lie in one Loxodonta africana isolate mLoxAfr1 chromosome X, mLoxAfr1.hap2, whole genome shotgun sequence genomic window:
- the GEMIN8 gene encoding gem-associated protein 8: MATEASSSKDADLWYSHPAYARYWQHYHQAMAWMRSHHHAYRKAIESYFKSSWYFPPAPLPYSYYANQGRYPQSFYDRHSASQDPHCTYPHSRGSGQHPHDSHQVQASTREEQASSSEEEVESESDGEVECDLSNMEITEELRQYFAETERHREERRRQQQLDAERLDDYVNADHDLYYNTHRSVEPPSERPGERRQAEMKLLYGDGAAKIQAMEAAVQLSFNKHCDLKRPKYWPVIPLKF, encoded by the exons ATGGCCACAGAG GCGTCATCTTCGAAAGATGCTGATCTTTGGTATTCTCATCCGGCATATGCAAGATACTGGCAGCATTATCATCAAGCAATGGCTTGGATGCGAAGCCACCACCATGCCTACAGGAAGGCCATCGAATCCTATTTCAAATCCTCGTGGTACTTCCCCCCTGCACCTCTTCCCTACAGCTATTATGCTAACCAGGGTAGATAtcctcagtccttctatgacCGTCACTCGGCCTCCCAGGACCCCCATTGCACCTACCCGCATTCTCGAGGGTCTGGGCAGCATCCACATGACAGCCATCAGGTCCAGGCATCCACCAGAGAAGAGCAAGCTTCGTCATCAGAGGAGGAGGTGGAGAGTGAGTCAGACGGGGAAGTCGAGTGTGACCTGAGCAACATGGAGATCACCGAGGAGCTGCGCCAGTACTTTGCAGAGACCGAGAGGCACAGAGAAGAGCGAC GGCGGCAGCAGCAGCTGGACGCTGAGCGCCTGGACGACTATGTGAATGCCGACCACGACCTGTACTACAACACTCACCGGTCAGTGGAGCCCCCGTCTGAGAGGCCTGGCGAGAGGCGCCAGGCCGAGATGAAGCTGCTGTACGGGGACGGCGCCGCCAAGATCCAGGCCATGGAGGCCGCCGTGCAGCTGAGCTTCAACAAGCACTGTGATCTCAAGAGGCCCAAGTACTGGCCGGTCATCCCCCTGAAGTTCTGA